One stretch of Lemur catta isolate mLemCat1 chromosome 2, mLemCat1.pri, whole genome shotgun sequence DNA includes these proteins:
- the LOC123631961 gene encoding olfactory receptor 2H2: protein MANQSSPEGFLLLGFSEHPGLEKILFLVVLTSYLLTLVGNTLIIVLSVLDPRLHSPMYFFLCNLSFLDLCFTTSCVPQMLVNLGGPKKTISFLGCSVQLFIFLSLGTTECILLSVMAFDRYVAVCQPLHYATIIRPRLCRQLASVAWVIGLVESVVQTPPTLRLPFCPHRQVDDFVCEVPSLIRLSCGDTSYSEIQMAVASVLILIVPLSLILVSYGAIARAVLRINSAKGRRKALGTCSSHLTVVILFYSSVIAVYLQPRNPYAQERGKFFGLFYAVGTPSLNPLVYTLRNKEVKRAFRRLLGRDGDSREN from the coding sequence ATGGCCAACCAAAGCTCCCCAGAGGGCTTCCTCCTTCTGGGTTTCTCGGAACACCCAGGACTGGAAAAGATTCTCTTCCTGGTTGTCTTGACTTCCTACCTCCTGACCCTGGTGGGCAACACACTCATCATCGTGCTGTCTGTGCTGGACCCCAGGCTCCACTCTCCAATGTACTTTTTCCTCTGCAACCTCTCCTTCTTGGACCTCTGCTTCACCACCAGCTGTGTCCCCCAGATGCTGGTCAACCTTGGGGGCCCAAAGAAGACCATCAGCTTCCTGGGCTGCTCTGTCCAGCTCTTCATCTTCCTGTCCCTGGGGACCACTGAGTGCATCCTCCTGTCAGTGATGGCCTTTGACCGCTATGTGGCTGTCTGCCAGCCCCTCCACTACGCCACCATCATCCGCCCCCGCCTGTGCCGGCAGCTGGCATCTGTGGCCTGGGTCATTGGGCTGGTGGAGTCAGTGGTTCAGACACCACCCACCCTCCGCCTGCCCTTCTGCCCCCACCGGCAAGTGGATGATTTTGTCTGCGAGGTCCCTTCTCTAATTCGACTCTCCTGTGGAGACACCTCCTACAGTGAGATCCAGATGGCTGTTGCCAGTGTCCTGATCTTGATTGTGCCCCTCAGCCTCATCCTTGTCTCTTACGGTGCCATTGCCCGGGCAGTGCTGAGGATTAACTCTGcaaaagggaggaggaaagctTTGGGAACCTGCTCCTCCCATCTCACGGTTGTCATCCTCTTCTACAGCTCAGTCATTGCTGTCTACCTCCAGCCCAGAAATCCCTATGCCCAAGAGAGGGGCAAGTTCTTTGGTCTCTTCTATGCAGTGGGCACTCCTTCACTTAACCCTCTCGTATACACCCTGCGGAACAAGGAGGTGAAGAGGGCATTCAGGAGGTTGCTGGGGAGAGACGGGGACTCCAGGGAGAACTGA